The following DNA comes from Halalkaliarchaeum sp. AArc-CO.
GCGCGAAACAACACTTATGTATAGGCTACTCCGAAGTTAGGGATAGATAGGTTCGATGGTCCGGAAAAAGAAGCTCAGCCCGAGTGGGGCCAAGGACGACGACGGGCAGTATCACAACGCCCACGTGAACCTTCACGAAGACGAACTCGCCGTGGCGGGAATGGAGATCGGCGACGAGGTGTTCGTCAGGGTACGGGACGGCAAGATCGTCATCCAGAAGGCGGATTCGGACGAGGTCGAACACGACTTCTAAAGCGACAGTTGACGGCTCCGGCGAGCCGGCGGCTTCTTGTCGCCGGAGGAAGTTTGTCCGGACGATGAGGGCGTACGATCTCCTGAAGCGAGGACTGTTCCTGTTGCCGCCGGAGACGGCACACGGACTCGCAGTGAACGGACTAAAGGCCGTCCAGCGGACGCCGGCAGCGGGGGCGATCGAGCGACGCTGTCGCATCGACGACCCACGCCTCGAGTCCGAGGTGTTCGGCGTGCAGTTCCCCAACCCCGTCGGCGTCGCCGCCGGCTTCGACAAGAACGCGGAGGTGCCGGTGGCGCTTGCGGCGCTGGGCTTTGGCCACCTCGAAATCGGCGCCGTCACCGCCGAACCGCAGGTCGGCAACCCACGTCCACGAGCATTCAGGCTGTCCGAGGATCGGGCACTCATAAACCGGATGGGGTTCAACAACGACGGGGCCGACGCGATCGGACGCCGCCTGGACCGCGGCCCGCTTCCGGACGTTCCGCTCGGCGTCAACATCGGCAAAACGACCGCGACGCCCCTCGCGGAGGCTGCCGACGACTACCGGTACACCTACGAGCGCGTCGCCGAAGCGGGCGACTTCTTCGTGGTGAACGTCTCCTGTCCCAACACTCCGGAGCTCCGCGAACTACAGGACAGAGATGCCCTCGAGGAGATCCTCTCGAAGCTGCAGTCCGCCGGTGCCTCGCCGCTGTTGGTGAAACTCTCGCCAGACCTTCCGGGCCCCGCACTCGAGGAGGCACTTTCGGTCGTCGACGGGATGGGCCTCGACGGGGTCGTCACCACGAACACGACCACCGAACGCCCGAACACGCTGGAGAGCCCGAACCGAAGCCAGCGTGGCGGCCTCTCGGGAAAGCCGATCGAGGACCGTGCGACCGACCTCGTGGGGTACACCGCCCGACGGGTCGACGTTCCCGTGGTCGGCGTCGGTGGAGTCTCGGACGCCGAAGGCGCCTACGCCAAGATCCGGGCGGGGGCGAGCCTGGTACAACTGTACACCGGGCTGATCTACGAGGGGCCGACGATCGCACGCGACATCAACAGGGGACTGCTCGAACTGCTCGAACGGGACGGGTTCGACTCGATAGAAGACGCCGTCGGCGCGGATCTCTAGGCGGGATCCCGCCTTCCGTTCGGCCGACCGCTCACCGCCGACAGCTGCCGATCAGTCGTCGACGCTTACGATGACGACGACGCCGTCGGCGTCGAGGTACGTCCCGTCGCCGGCGTACTGCCGTTCGGTCTCGACCTCGAACATCTCCGGCTCGAGCGCCTCCCCGGCGGCGTGGAGTCGGTCGTCCTCGATCTCGTAGTCGCCGGCCTCGATCGCGGCCTCGATGTCGGGAACGCCGCCGCCGAACTCCGGCCCGACCAGCGAGTAGTCGAGATCGATTCCCGTGACTACCGTCTCGACTGGCGGTTCGGCGCCGGGAAGCACCGCGAGTTCCTCGACGTGCATCACGCCGGTGACGTCCGCTTCGAAGTCGGCGACGTCGGCGTACACCTCGACGCGGTCGAGCGTCGCGTTCAGGGGGAGCTGGTTTTCGCTTTTGTACTTCCGGAGCGCGCCGACGACCGCCATCGCCGCCGCCCCGGCCTCCCGGTCGGCCTCGATCCCGAGCGGTTCGGGCCACGCCTCGAGATGGATGCTCTCCTCGCTTTCGGACGCGTCGTACATCTCCTGCCAGATCTCCTCGGTGGCGTGAGCGAGCAGGGGCGCAAACAGCTTCAGGAACCGCCGGTGGGCGGTCTCGAGCGCGTACTGCGCCGAGCGTTCGTCCTGCCCCTCGCGGATCCGCTGTTTGGCGATCTCGAGGTAGTCGTCACAGAACGTCCCCCAGAAGAACGACCGCAACCGGTCGCGCGCCTTCGAGAACTCCCGGTGTTCGAACTGGTCGGTGAGCGTCTCGATCTCGTCGTCGAGCCGGGCGAGTAGCCACCGATCCAGTTCCCGGAGCTCCTCGGGACGATCGACCGTCCCCTCGGGAGTCAGCGAGTCGACGAGCTTCGAGGCGTTCCACAGCTTCCGGAGCAGTTTCTCGCCGGCGCGGAGCCCTTTCTCCTGGTACGGGAGGTCGTCGCCGACGGCACTGCCGGCCGCCCAGAAGCGCGCGGCGTCGACGGGATACTTCTCGAGCACCTCGTCGGGGGCGACGATGTTCCCTTTCGACTTCGACATCTTCTCGCGGTTCTCGTCGAGCACCATCCCGTTGATCATCGTCGAGTCGAACGGCACTTCGCCGGTGTGTTCGTAACACTTGATCACGGTGTGGAACAGCCAAAAGGAGATGATGTCGTGACCCTGCGGCCTGACGTCCATCGGGTAGATCTCCGGGCGATCCATCGTGTACGACTCCGTCTCGGGGTCCCAGTCCCAGCCGGCGTTGATCAGCGGAGTGAGCGACGAGGTCGCCCACGTGTCGAAGACGTCGTCCTCCGGCCGGAACGACTCGCCCCCGCAGTCGGGACACGCCGCGACCGGCGGGTCGTCCGAGAGCGGATCCACCGGGAGGTCGTCCTTTTCTGCGAGGATCTCGGTGCCACAGGAGTCGCAGTACCACACCGGGAACGGGATCCCCGAGGAGCGCTGCCGGGAGATACACCAGTCCCACTGGAGCCCCTCGACCCAGTGTTCGTACCGGGTGAGCATCTTCTCGGGGAACCACTCCATCTCCCGACCCGCCTCGAGATACTCGTCGGTCCTGTCGAGCACCTCGACGTACCACTGTTCGGTGACGAGGAATTCGATGCCCGTCCCGCACCGTTCGTGGACGTTGACTGTGTGGGTGATCTCCCACCGGTCGAGCAGCGCCCCGACGCCCTCCAGGTCCTCGACGATCTCTTCGCGCGCGTCCGTCGCGTACAGCCCGGCGTACGCGCCGGCGACGTCGGTGAGGTGCCCCGACTCGTCGATGGCGATCCGCAGCGGGAGATCGTGGGCGCGGTACCACTCGATGTCGGTCTGGTCGCCGAACGTACAGCACATCACGATCCCCGACCCAGTCTCCATGTCGACGCGGTCGTCCTCGAGGATCGGCACCTCCTGGCCGAAGATGGGGATCTTCGCATGGTTGCCGACGAGGTGGGCGTTCTCCTCGTCGTCGGGGTGGACGAACACCGCAACGCAGGCCGGGAGCAGTTCGGGACGGGTCGTCGAGATCGTGAACGTCTCCGGGAGGTCGTCGTCCGCCGCCGCTTCGACGACCTCGAATGCGATGTCGTGGAAGTGTGACCCCCGCTCGTCGTCCTCGGTTTCCACCTGCGAGATCGCCGTCTCGCATTCGGGACACCAGATCGCCGGCGCCTCCTCGCGGTACTCGCGGCCCTGCTCGTAGAGGTCGACAAACGACAGCTGGGAGACGCGTTGCACCTGCGGGGAGATCGTGCGGTAGGTGTTGTTCCAGTCGATCGAGACCCCCATCGACTGCATCTTCTCGGTGAACTCCGCTTCGTACTCCCTGCACACCTCCCGACACTTCTGCTGGAACTCCCGACGGTCGAAGTCCTGGTGGCGGATGTCCAGCTCCCGTTCGGTGAGTCGTTCGCTCGCGATCCCGTTGTCGTCGTAGCCGAACGGGAAGAAGACGTCGCGCCCGCGCATGCGATGGAATCGGGCGACCACGTCCTGGAGGATCGACCCGTATACGTGACCCCAGTGGAGGCTCCCGGATACCGTCGGCGGCGGCGTGTCGATCGCGAAGGCGGTGTCCGGGTCGGCTTCGGCGTCCGGATACGAATACGTCTCGTCGTCGACCCAGCGTTGCTGCCACTTGGATTCGACAGCGTCGGGGTCGTAGTCTCCACTGGGCATTGCTACGGCGAGTATAGCCCGCCATCATATGTTAAACGGCACGATTGTGTGGCGAGACGTGGCGACGGTGTGGCGAGACGTGACGACGGGACTGGGCGGGACGACTTCGGGGACAAACGCTTTTATCATCTCCGCCGGGACTGGGCCCCATGAGCGACGGAGAGGAGGACAATCCCTGCCACGCCTGCGGCGAATCGACGACCGACGCGCTGTCGCGAACGGTCAGGCTGAGCGTCGACCGGTCGACGATCGACACCCAGCGGCTCTGCCCGGAGTGTTTCGCCGAGTGGATCGCCCGCTACGAGGAAGAGATGAAAAACGAACAGGACGCCGGAATCGGAGGCGACCCGGACTCGGAGATCATCGTCGACTAAAACTCCACGCGCCGGACGTACGACAGCTCCCTGATCTCCACGAGCAGGTCACCGGGCAACGGATCGTCGGTGATGACGTACAGCTTCGGCTCGTCGGTGAACTCCGGGTCGTCCGAGAGCACCTGCCTGATCGAGATCCCCCGGTCGGCGATCAGACCGGTGATCTCGGCGACGATGCCGGCCTCCTCGGCCGCGCCGACCTCGACAGTGAGCACCGACAGGTCCAGCACCGGCGCGAGATCCATCAGGCTCGGGATCGCGGAGATGTTTCCGAAGATCTCCCGAAGCTGTGGGTCCTCGAGGATCGCGTCGGTGGTCGAATCCACGACTCGACGGTCGACGTCCAGCTCGCGCGCGATTCCGGTGTAGGGGATCTCGATCCCGCCGGAGACCACCCGGCCCTCCTCGTTGACGGAGAAGCCTCGCTCGAGCAGCAGCCGAATCACCGCCTGCTGGCTCGGCGATCCCTCGAACTTGCCCATGATCTCGTCGAACATCCGTTGCCGGTGTTGTCGACGGCGCGAGGTTAATCCTTGTGGGTCCCCCCGGCCGAGACTCACTCGTCTGTGAGTTCGTCTCCGTCGTCGAAAAGCCCCATGTCGGTCGCAACGAGGTCCGCGATGTGCTCGGCGATCGCGGGATCGACCTCGGCGACGTCCTCGCCGTCGTGGAGCCGCCGGTTGTGTCGCTCCACGGTGTCGGCCACCTCCTCGAGCGGGACGCGGGATCTCGTCTCGCAGGCCGGACAGACGATCGGCACCCTGGGCTCCTCCTCGTCGTCAGTTGCCATCGGCTCGGGATACGCGGCAAGGATACAAAAAGCAACGCGACCCGGTCTCGGGGCGAACGGTCACGCGTCGTCGGAGTCTACAGCACCGTCGTCCGCGTCGGCGGCCGTCGCGAGCGCGTCCGGATCGATCTCGTCGACCGCCCCCGCGAGGGAGGCGGCGTCGCTTGCGACCGTCGTGTGATCGACGCCGGCCTGGTCGGCGACGAGCCGGACGTGGGCCGCCAGAAGCGACAGCGCCTGGAGGCCTTCCTCCCGAGGGGAGTCGGCACGCTGGGCGAACGTGGTGTCGACCTCCTCGCCGTCCCGGACGACGCCGACGACAGCTGCGGTGACGCCGTCGTCGTCGAGCAGCTGCCGGGCGTACTCGAGTTCCCGCGCGAACTGCTCGTCCTCGCTGGGTGATGTCACGCGTGGGACCTCACTGTGGGCGCGGCCGGGCGATGAACAGCGTCCGGACGATGTTGAACGGGTCGTACACCGACTGGTGACACTGACAGTACACCTTGTCCTGGGCGTCGTACCGGACCGAGTCCGGAGTCCGTTTGTAGCCGGGGACACAACAGAAGTGCGTACAGACGTTGAGATACGCGAGGAACCCCTCCTCGGTCGACGCTTCGAGCCACTCGCTTTCCTGTGCGGCCTCTTCGATCTGCGTCGACCGGATCACGTTGACCGGCAGCACCTCGTCGGCGCCCTCCGAGCGCCACCGGCAGGTTGCGGGCTTGCCGACGCCCGCAGCGCCGATCTCGTTGCCCCACTCCTGATAGTCGTCGAAATCGTCGATGTGGAGCCGGTCGCCCTCGTCGTACGTCTCTCCCTGCCAGTCGTATCCCGGGCTGCCGGTGACGTGAAAGTAGTTGTCCGAATCGAAGTCGGGCTGGATCCCGGCGGCACCCTCGTAGCCGCAGTACTGGAACCACTCGCCGGAGTAGGTCTCGCCGCCCAGTTCCATTCGCGCGACCTCGACCTCGACCCCCTCGACGACCTCCGTCTCGATGTCGGGCCAGACGCCCCGGAGATACCCCTCGTCGTCGAGTTCGACGGGGATCTGTGGCATCCCTCTCGGCGCCGGACCGCCAGTACGTTCGATGGCCATCGCCTCCGTCTGGCCGCCTCCCGCGCCAGTCTGTGTCGTCAGGGTGTTGATCGACGCGATGCCCGCCGCGCCGACGCCCGAGAGCGCGGCACCGCCGACGACACCCTTCACGAACCGGCGACGTCCGGATTCGGAGGGATACTTGTCCTCTTCGGTCATATCGCTCCCTACGGCCCTGCAGTAAAAAGCATGACGACCGAAGGCGTCCGCCAGCGGGTGATCGAGGGGCACGGAAGGCAAAAATTTGGGGGAGTAATGGTTTTTAGCAGTGGGAAACCAACGGCCGTGGCATGGAGTTACACGACAGGAGCGTCCGCCGCGACGTACGTGAGCTCGGGGCACTCCTGGGAGACGTACTGGAGACGCAGACGTCGACCGAGTCGTTCGAAACCGTCGAGGAGCTTCGAACGGACGCGATCTCTTACCGGGAGGGGGATCTCGACACGCGAAACCCGATTCGGGATCGAATCGACGAACTGTCCCCGGACGAGGCGAGCGTTATCGCGCGTGCATTTACCGTCTACTTCGAACTGATCAATCTCGCGGAGGAGCGCGAGCGTGTTCGCGCCGTCCGGCGCGGTCGACAAGAACACACCCTCGAGGACACCTTCGACCGAA
Coding sequences within:
- a CDS encoding quinone-dependent dihydroorotate dehydrogenase → MRAYDLLKRGLFLLPPETAHGLAVNGLKAVQRTPAAGAIERRCRIDDPRLESEVFGVQFPNPVGVAAGFDKNAEVPVALAALGFGHLEIGAVTAEPQVGNPRPRAFRLSEDRALINRMGFNNDGADAIGRRLDRGPLPDVPLGVNIGKTTATPLAEAADDYRYTYERVAEAGDFFVVNVSCPNTPELRELQDRDALEEILSKLQSAGASPLLVKLSPDLPGPALEEALSVVDGMGLDGVVTTNTTTERPNTLESPNRSQRGGLSGKPIEDRATDLVGYTARRVDVPVVGVGGVSDAEGAYAKIRAGASLVQLYTGLIYEGPTIARDINRGLLELLERDGFDSIEDAVGADL
- a CDS encoding amino acid-binding protein translates to MFDEIMGKFEGSPSQQAVIRLLLERGFSVNEEGRVVSGGIEIPYTGIARELDVDRRVVDSTTDAILEDPQLREIFGNISAIPSLMDLAPVLDLSVLTVEVGAAEEAGIVAEITGLIADRGISIRQVLSDDPEFTDEPKLYVITDDPLPGDLLVEIRELSYVRRVEF
- a CDS encoding ubiquinol-cytochrome c reductase iron-sulfur subunit; the encoded protein is MTEEDKYPSESGRRRFVKGVVGGAALSGVGAAGIASINTLTTQTGAGGGQTEAMAIERTGGPAPRGMPQIPVELDDEGYLRGVWPDIETEVVEGVEVEVARMELGGETYSGEWFQYCGYEGAAGIQPDFDSDNYFHVTGSPGYDWQGETYDEGDRLHIDDFDDYQEWGNEIGAAGVGKPATCRWRSEGADEVLPVNVIRSTQIEEAAQESEWLEASTEEGFLAYLNVCTHFCCVPGYKRTPDSVRYDAQDKVYCQCHQSVYDPFNIVRTLFIARPRPQ
- a CDS encoding valine--tRNA ligase — protein: MPSGDYDPDAVESKWQQRWVDDETYSYPDAEADPDTAFAIDTPPPTVSGSLHWGHVYGSILQDVVARFHRMRGRDVFFPFGYDDNGIASERLTERELDIRHQDFDRREFQQKCREVCREYEAEFTEKMQSMGVSIDWNNTYRTISPQVQRVSQLSFVDLYEQGREYREEAPAIWCPECETAISQVETEDDERGSHFHDIAFEVVEAAADDDLPETFTISTTRPELLPACVAVFVHPDDEENAHLVGNHAKIPIFGQEVPILEDDRVDMETGSGIVMCCTFGDQTDIEWYRAHDLPLRIAIDESGHLTDVAGAYAGLYATDAREEIVEDLEGVGALLDRWEITHTVNVHERCGTGIEFLVTEQWYVEVLDRTDEYLEAGREMEWFPEKMLTRYEHWVEGLQWDWCISRQRSSGIPFPVWYCDSCGTEILAEKDDLPVDPLSDDPPVAACPDCGGESFRPEDDVFDTWATSSLTPLINAGWDWDPETESYTMDRPEIYPMDVRPQGHDIISFWLFHTVIKCYEHTGEVPFDSTMINGMVLDENREKMSKSKGNIVAPDEVLEKYPVDAARFWAAGSAVGDDLPYQEKGLRAGEKLLRKLWNASKLVDSLTPEGTVDRPEELRELDRWLLARLDDEIETLTDQFEHREFSKARDRLRSFFWGTFCDDYLEIAKQRIREGQDERSAQYALETAHRRFLKLFAPLLAHATEEIWQEMYDASESEESIHLEAWPEPLGIEADREAGAAAMAVVGALRKYKSENQLPLNATLDRVEVYADVADFEADVTGVMHVEELAVLPGAEPPVETVVTGIDLDYSLVGPEFGGGVPDIEAAIEAGDYEIEDDRLHAAGEALEPEMFEVETERQYAGDGTYLDADGVVVIVSVDD